From the genome of Myxococcales bacterium:
CGCGGAGCTCGACGAAGCCATCGCACGAACCTTGCTCCACGAGGTGGGTCACCTTCAGGGGGAGGATGACGGCTCCCTGCGCGATCGCGGTCTAGAGTGAGCGAAGACCCAGATCGTCGATCGGGTCTTCGAAAGAGAAAAGCGCCCGCGCGCGCCCTCCGTAAAGGGGAGGGTGAGGCGTCGCAGGCGCCGACTCCCGGGCGAGGTCAGTTGCCCAGGTTGAGCTTTTCAGGCGCCTTGCCCTCGAGCTCGATCATCTGAGAGTCACTGGGGAGTACCGCGTTGCCCTCCATGAGCACCTTGCCCTCGGCATCCTGAAAGCGTTTGTGAGCGATGAGGCCGTTCGAGGCCGCGAAGCCCGTGACGGAGTTGATACCGAAGGTGCCGGTCACCACGTACATCTTGCCGGCTTCTGCCTTGAGCGGCTTCGGGCGGTCGGTCTTCCAGTCCTTGGTGGGATAGTCGGCGACCAGAAGGGCGCGTTCCTTCCTGCCATCGGGCGTGTCCGACACGAAAAAGTGCGGCTGGTCGCAGGGGCGGCACGTGGTGGCCTCTGCCTCGACGGCGGCCTTCTTCTTTTTGCTCGCGCGCTCGTTGCACTTGACCAACTCCTCGGGGCACTCGTAGACCTCGAGGAGGTAGGCCTTGACCTGAACGTCTTTGTCCAGGTACTTGCTCATGGACTTTCGCAGCCCGTACACCGAGAACTCACCCGTGTCGTACTTGAGCGGAGCCCGCTTGATGTCGTCGAAATTGGGCGAAGGGGGCAAATTCACCTTCACATCGGGAAGCGCTTCTCCTTGAGCCTGAGCCATCGGGGCCTTTAGGACCACCGGCAGGGCGCTCGTCAGAATGATACCTAAGGAAAAAAACGAGGTGTGTTTCAAGACGTTTCGCGCCATGCGGACTCAATCCTCCTCGATCACCAGTAACATGCGTGTCTTTCGCTTACAAGCGCAGGCTTCTGCGGGGGTAACCCGTCAATCGACTGACGGGGCTTGCCTTTGGGCGTGGGCCTTGGTTGGCATCACCTTGCTCGCCTTTCTTCCCCTTTTTTCGGGGTGCCGGCGGGGACGCCACGGGAAGTCGACCTCGGGAGTCCAGGCCCCTGTCGTCCGTGCGCCTTTGCCGGATCCTGGCGGTGAGGTGCTGGCCCGCGCCCTCACGCTGCCGTACCCGGAGCACTTTGCGTCCGAGGCCGACGCGCCAGCCTCCGGGGGGATCTTGAAGGTCCACCTCGACGTCGAGCCCCCGCACCTCAATCCGCTCATCGACAACAACCAGGCGATATCGACGGTGACGCACGGCCTTGTCTACGAGCCGCTCGTGACCTGCCGTGGCGATCGCCCCGCTCCGGGATTGGCCGAAACCTGGGACACGAGCCCTGACGGGCTGAGGCTCAGCCTCAAACTCAAGGATGGCGCGACATGGCACGATGGCCGCCCCGTCGCACCGGTGGATGTGCAGGCCACCTTCGAGCAGCTCCTGCGCAGCAACACGCGCCAGCCTCTCTTCAGGACGTGGCTGCGCGACGTCGAGGCGGTGGAAATCGCTCCCGACCGCACCATTCGCTTTCGCCTGTTGCGGCCCTCGCGACAGGCCTTGCATGCTCTCTGTGAAATTCCCGTTCTGCCCGCCCTCGCCGATCGGGGCACGGCCGCCGAGAAAGCCCAGCTGGCGCGTACACCGATTGGCAGCGGGCCCTTCAAGGTGGTTGGCTGGGAACGAGGCCACCGGATCAAGTTGGCGCGCAACGAGAGCTATCATGGTGTCGTGCCTCACCTCGGCGAGCTGTGGTTCGAGATCGACGGCGACGGCGCCCGCGCGATGATCCGCACGAAACGCGGGCAAATCGATATCCTGCCTCAGGTGCTACCGGTGCATTTCCCAGAGCAGCTTCAGCCTGCGGCCTTGGGCCCGCAGCTCGAGGTTTACCGGCTGCAACCCCTCAGGTTCGCCTACGTGGTCCTCAACACGCGGCGAGACCCTCTCTCCGACGCCCGGTTTCGCTGGGCGCTTTCGCGCCTGTGGCAACGGGAGCGGCTGGCCAAGGAGTTGCACGAGGGCCTCGCACGGCCCCTCGGAGGCCCGCCCTTTGGCGAGACCCCTGCCACGCCCTTTGACCGCGCGGCCGCGAGCGCGGCGCTCGACGACGCCGGATACCGGGACCTCAACGCCGACGGGGTCCGCGACCGCAATGGCGCGCCCATTCGGCTGACGTTTTTGCACGTCGCGGGATCGAAGATGGTGGCCAAGGAGGCCCATCAGTTCGCGCTCGAGTTGCGCCGCGCAGGGGTCTTGCTCGACGTGGTTGCGCTCGATCCCTCCACCTTCATGTCCCGTCTTCGCGAAGGTGACTTCGACTTGGCGCCCCTCGTGTGGGAAGGTGCCCCCGGGGAGGACCCGCGCGCCTCATTCGGTCCCGACGGCGTGTTCAACTTTGGGGGCTACCACTCGCCGCAGCTGCAAGGGCTGCTCGACGAATGGGTGCTGGCGCAAACACCGGAGGCCCGCGCCGAGCTGCGGGCGAAGTTGGCCCACCTGCTCGCCACCGAAACCCCCGCGATCTTCCTGTACCGCTTCGACACCCTCGCGCTCGTGTCCAAGCGGGTGCGCGGGCTCGCGGCCGAGGGTGACCGTTTCGATTATCGTCAGGTATGGCTCACCGAAGGCCGCGACGACCCGGGCGAATGAGGACGCGGAGTCCACGCCTCGGGTTCGGGCGGGTGTCCCTGCGCGCGATGGCCTGGGTGTCGCTGTCGTGGATCCTGGCTCCCGGGGCCGTCCACGCCGAACAGGGGCGCTGCCCAGGGCCGGTCGTGCGCGCCCCCGCGACGGCGTCCCCGTTGCCAGGGTGGAAACACAGCACCTACGACGGTGCGGCCGAGGCCGTTCGTGCAAACCAAGAGGCGGACGCGCTCGTGCTCGCCCGTCGTTACGACGAGGCGGACCGCCTCCTCGCGCGCGCGAGTGCGCTCGACCCCGGCTGGTTGATGCCGCGGTTGCGGCGCGCGGGTCTCCTCGTACGCAGAGACCGGCTCCACGAAAGCGCGCGGGTGCTTGGGGCGCTGCTCGAGGAGGGTTTCGTGCCCTACGAAAGGCTCTCGCGGGAGGCTGTCGACCTCGTGGCCTTGTGGGCAAGAGCCGACGAAACTGGGCTGTCTCCTTTGGTCAAGGAGGCGTCACGCACGTGGTCCGCGTACGTTCGCAGCGGTGTGCTGTTGGTTTCGCGCTTGCGTCCCGCCGTGAA
Proteins encoded in this window:
- a CDS encoding DUF4115 domain-containing protein — encoded protein: MARNVLKHTSFFSLGIILTSALPVVLKAPMAQAQGEALPDVKVNLPPSPNFDDIKRAPLKYDTGEFSVYGLRKSMSKYLDKDVQVKAYLLEVYECPEELVKCNERASKKKKAAVEAEATTCRPCDQPHFFVSDTPDGRKERALLVADYPTKDWKTDRPKPLKAEAGKMYVVTGTFGINSVTGFAASNGLIAHKRFQDAEGKVLMEGNAVLPSDSQMIELEGKAPEKLNLGN